The Manihot esculenta cultivar AM560-2 chromosome 8, M.esculenta_v8, whole genome shotgun sequence genomic interval GTTCCTATTTTGCCACAAAGCTCataagatatttttaatttacttttgaatagtttcttttattttaactttaattaaattaatattttaattttaactttaattattaattaaaagaagaaaaaagagaaaggaaaaattaattttaatttaatatttttcaattatagcctttgcttcttttttatatattattgttaaccataaaagaagaaaaaagagaaaggaaaaattaattttaatttaatatttttcaattatagcctttgcttcttttttatatattattgttaACCAtaagattaataattaattaaaatataatgtcTTACTTGATCTCAAGCatcctttttgttttttaattttggtCATTAGATTTAGAACTTTAAAACCTGTATAAACCCTTCTATTTTACTGTTGGGaggagattaaaaaaaaaaagaaaaaaaagtaagtAATTTCTTCTCTTCCAAAACGTCCAGAGAACACTGTCGTTTCGCACTCTTCCATTCTCTGTGGACCCGTTTCCACCGATCTCCGGACAACAACTCAAAACCCAAAAACGGTTCATCATCACCCAGGAGAATCTCGTCTCCTTCATTCTCCCCACCGGCGCAGCCAGATCCTCTAGCTCAGCCCCATATCCTTCCCCCAAGGAAGCCTCTACCTCGCAGCAGGCCTCCCATGAACTCCCGAATCCAGTCAAACGCTCATTTTCTTTCACCTCAGTAGCAAAACCAGAGACACCCAGCTCTCTCCTGTCCATCTCCCTTTACCACCAAATCACATCTCTAGCAAACATCCCTTCGCTCGATAGCCATTGCAAATGGTAGCAACCAGCACCTCCATGAGAAATATAGCTCACATTCTCATCTTTCCCATACCCATTTAGCAGACTCGATCCATACTCGCGACGGTCCCTTTCCCTCACCGACAGCCTCTCTTTCATCCTTGCAGatcctcaaaaaaaaaaaaaaaaacagaaacccAGCAGTCCAACGATTTCCATCCAACCACACGTCGTCGCCAGCGTCCTCACCATAGTAGCTCTCGGGCCCTCTCATTTCACAGACACATATCGCGCTAGACAGCCGGAACTGGACAGAAGCCTTGCGCTCCAAACAGAGGAGATTTTCCTTCACAATCTTCATCATCTATTCCTCGGGCCAGGAAATTGGGGTATTCTCAGATTTAgttgattaatattttatttatttatttattcttaaaTAGATGCAGAATCACTCACCTTCGTTCATAATGCCTTTTGTTTGGCTTTGAGACATGCTTACAGTGAATAGGTGGTCTGGGTAGAAATTATGCTTGTATTATTTCATGCTCTGCTCTTTCTTTCGGCAGTTTTGTTTTCTGAACCTCGATCGTGTATGTGTTTGTAACTGGTTGAATTGTTGAAAGTGAGATGTGGCACGGGTTACTTCAGAACCCATGTTTGAACAATGATTAACATTAGTCCTTAATTAGAAAGGTTGGAGGGGCCAGTGTGTAATGCTTTTCTTTTGTGCTCTATTTCCTTCTTGTTAACAGGAGACTGTATTTTAAGAATCCATCATGTTTGTGTCTTATTTTGGTTTGCTGAATGAGGAATGGTATTGAGCTGCTTATCCTTAAATTAGTTCAGGTATTAGTTTAAAGTGAGTGTAAATATGGAGTATTGGTATTAATGTGGTATTGGTGTCAGAAAAGGAGATGGATATAAAATTCTTTGTAGGCTAGGATGGCATCTTTTTGTTTTCATGCAGGTTGTGTGTTGAAAATGGGAAATGTCGGAATTACAGGCAAGACTCTTCGACAGATCTGTAAGTAATGCTTAACAGTTAATTGAGTTAATGACGAGACTTTGATTTATTGCCTAGGGCCCTTTTGATAAGTCAAACTCTCTAGACTACGGTTAACATATATCTTTCGATTTGGGGCCAATTGAGAGATACTAATTTATAcccataataatttaatttttcttcccaattgtatgcttgtttgttttgcatgctctctttttagtttttagaaaataataaaaataatgataaattaataaaagaaattaaattaatatgggTTGtggaataaatattaatttaattgatgatACTCTGGTTTGTTGACTAGGGGGTCCTTCTGATTAATCAGACTCCCTAGGTGAAAGCCAATGAGTGTTTCTCAATTAGGAGCCTAATTGGGGCATATGATAATTCAACCCATACTAAtttaattttgcaaaaaattATTTACCTTATTTGTGGCTTATTAATGAACAATAAAATGCATACTTttcttatataataaaattgaattaatatgAATTTGGTTAATTGATAATTAGCCAATGAAGAACCTTTGCTTATTGAGTAGGAGGCTCTATTAACAAGTCGAACTCTTTAGGCATAGTTAACATGTTCATTTTTAATTGAGGGCCCAATGAGAAATGAATGGATACCTGGATTCATATTAATTCAATCAATAAAACACCCTCTTTTAAATTCAGAATTGTCTtctcaaataaataataatttcttttacaAATGTTCAAAAgacctttttattttaatcttttaagtCCTCATCCGATAAAATTTGGTTTATTCAcccattttgtaaaaattaaatgaataaattttcatatctaattcttcaaattttaattttcagcaATTTTAAATCTCAAATATTCAAGGtctattttgtttttaaattcaagtaaaattttatttttacttttaagtgttcacttattttaatttcaaatcacTGTTAGCTTCTTTAAAACTTGTCCATCTGTCAGACTTggaagccttttttttttttcaaaaagtaaTAATTTTACACCTAACTTTTTAATGTTTGAGATATGTAATTATGTAGGTTTTGCAATTTTGTGTGATATATTGATATTTATAGGTGATTGTTGCtaggtttttactttgttttgttCTAATCAGATATGTGTTTAAAAAGCCTGAAAGTATGGCTTACATGTTTGGAAAACCCTTGTTGTTGTTGGTTGCATTGTTTTCTTCCTAGATGAGATGTGTTCTCTTCCTGCTCTCTTTGATCTCAAGCTCTAACTCAAGCTTTTTTAATGTGAAGCTCCATCTTTTAAATGAGCTCATTTTCGAGCTAGGTGATCCAATTTAATGATTATACTAATGAGCTCGAGTTCGAGTTTGAAAGCATGTTAATGAGTTCAAATCGAAACGAGCTTGAATTAGGCTTGTTATTGTGATCAATGAACTCACTAGTAATGGAGCTCGAGTTCAACTAGCCTTTTCTGAGCCGAGCTTGCACACACATATTAGAGCCCGAGcttcctatatatatatatatattttttttttttttttttttgcaaatcgAGCTCAAGCTTTCCAAAGATCGGCTTAGCTTAGTTTCATCTTAATTGCATGTATAAGTGGAGCTTTGGGATTCTTGAGTTTGAGGCCTTTATTTTGCCTAATCCTTGCTTTTATTTGTACACATCCTTAGGGAGTGTGTCCTTTGCAGATAGGTGATAGGCAAGAGAAGTTCTTTAAaccaaattttaaattaataaaacaaaCGAGTTATTATGAAATGATGGTTTGTAGATTGTTGCATTCAAACTTATAAATCATTGTAGTATGCTAATTTgttatgatattttattttgatattcttAATGGTTTTATGTTTGCTTTATTAAATATGGAAGGTGGGATGATacttgttataggttataggaagtaaatatattaatataggaagtaaatattgatagatgtgttagttgcttaatcttagggattgcatGATCATAAACTTGATTTCATTTCCTTTCTAGATATaatctctcatgtataaatatgttgtaatctctattgtaataGATAACGAATATTACCTTTCTATATAGTATCAGAGCCATTCTcgtagaaatttaattttttttctctcacatagagttttaaattttttttttggagatttaggactcttgttcttttgggttacccatctagggtaatatttgtctctcactGCCCATCTAGGAAGGACGCTGGAGCACCGGCGAAGCTGCCCTGAAGAGCCGACGGGTGTCCGATTGGCTAGTGCTCTTCACGGGCCGCGACAAGGTTCTAACACCGTCCCACTCGTCGGCGAGTGAAGGCGCGTCGCCTGTCCATCGCTGCTCTAGTCATCCTCGCCGGAGTCGCCTCGCAGCCCCCGCATCAAATCTGTGGTTCATTTGCCgtttgggtgttgggtggaggtgttttTGGTACTGTTCACACGTCCGGGTACTGTTCACATTCTGTTTTTtgattctgtgtttcttttgttgttATTGTGTTGGGTTGGGTGTTCTCATGACTGAAGTTAAAAATATTGTAGCTGAGGAgattcctatgatgactaaaatcacggaatACAAATTGAATGGATCTAATTTTCAATGTTTCTGACCTcctattttatggattttaaaagagtGGACGAGGAACTTAATATCTTGATGGCTCTTAGTACAGATGTGAAAACTCAGAGGGAGTTCGACAcggtttgtagacttcgaaaatccctcTATGgtttgaaacagagtcctcgggcatggtttggcaggtttagtgaggttgTCCAatagtttggaatgaagatgagtaagtgtgatcactcaatgttttatagaaattctgatagtggagtaattctgcttgtagtatatgtggatgatattgttatcacaggaagtgacGTTGACATTATATCTCTAAAAGAATTTCTCAAAatacagtttcatacaaaggatttctgctccttgaaatattttttgggaATCGAacttatgcggtgtaagaaaggcattttcttatctcaaagaaaatatgttcttgatttgttggcagaaataggaaaattgggtgctaagtcTTGTAGTACACCAATGATCCCTAATCTCCAACTTACCATAGAAGACATTGAGCTATTTGCAGATCCTGAAATATATAGAAGATTAGTcggcaagctgaattatttgatggtgactcgtcctgatagtgcatattcagtgagtgtgatGAGTCCGTTTATGTCCTCTCCTATTGTTGCTTAGTGAGATGCTCTGGAACAAATTCTTGCTACTTGAAAGGGGCTCTAGGACGATGTCTCTTTTATGGTAACCATGGacattcaaatattgaatgcttttctgatgctTATTAGGTAGGCTCGAAAGTTAATAGGAGGTCAACCACTggatattgtgtttttgtgggaggtaacctGGTTTCATGGAAAAGTaaaaagcaaaatgtggtctctcGTTCTAGtgttgaatctgaatatcgagccatgaCACAAGCCGTATGTGAAGTCTTGTGGGTgcgtcaactgttggaagaggTTGAGTTCACAAATTCGCTACCTGCTAAGTTGTGGcttgataatcaagcagctatccagaTTGCCTTCAATCCAATATTTCATGAGAGaactaaacacatcgagattgactGCCACTTTGTTCGTGagaaggtccaacaaaagataatctcAACAGGACATATTTGAACTAGAGAACAACTAGGAGATATCTTCACTAAGGCTCTAAATggttatatatgtaacaagttggacatgattAACATCTATGCTCCAATTTTGaggggagtgttataggttataggaagtaaatatgttaatataggaagtaaatattgatagatgtgttAGTTGTTTAATCTTAGGTGTTGCATGATCATAGGCTTGAATTCCTTTCCTTTCTAGATACGGTCTcttatgtataaatatgttgtaatctATATTGTAATAGATAACAAATATTACCTTTCTATAATGCTTAAAGTGTACTTATTTTCTCTCTTATTAATTTCAAGATTTAATAAAGAGCTATTTGAGAATTTGAGTGATATGTTCTTTATAATTTGTGTCACTTGATggaactatttatttttatttcatctaCAATATtgtaatttgtatttttttagctaaatatatatttgcatcctgaaatttacaaaataaaattcttatgACATCCTTAACTTTAaacacatcacataacatatatGAATTGTTCAAACGTGTAACCACAATAGCCTTGGAATCTTAGTACAAAGTAGCATGAACTACAAATGCATTGATATGTATATCCACAAGGCCCCAATTTACAATTAATAGTTAATACCATATTGAATTGAAATTCATCCTATATTTTTCTACACTGAAAGAATCTTCTCTTTGGATTTAAATTGGTATATAAATGCTTAGAAGATTCACACTACTTGCCGATTGAGATTTCCAAGTTAGTTTAATTCCACTTTTAGATAGTTCAATTGTGTCCTAGGACGTTTTCAAAATTCAGGGTGCCACATCACTTTCTTTGTAAAGTTCAAAGGTGCAATTATGTATTCTgttctttttaacttttattttatttttttttacttagttGTAACTTTTTTCCATATTATTCTGAATTATTGATGATTCAGGAGTTATATGATGATATGTTCTAAAAATAGGTAGTGTTATAGTTGAGGTTGAGCTGCTCTTATTAGTGTTGTGAAAGGCGCCAGTCGAGGCGCCCTCCCTTGAGGCGAGCGCCTCAAGGGCAAAGGTTCCAGGTAATATGTTAAaagtgttttatttatttattttttaaatttcaaggcttttaaacataaaatcctggagtttatttttattaaacttcAAGAGCCAGCAGCCAAAGAAAGCTCCAAACAGCCACTGTTGCTCTCCTACCAGCTGTTGTGTCTCTCTCCTctccccttcttcttcttctcctatcTTTCTCCTCTTCTTTTTCCCCTCACTGTTTTCGCACCTTCAGCCAGCACTGCAgcaccttttttttattttttcttcttcttttccattTTCTCTCCTCTCCTTCTCATCTTCTATTCTCTTCTATCCTTTCCCCAATAAGCAGTCAGCTCTTCcctaccccccccccccccccccccccccctttttctcttttctgcAATTTCAGTGaattaatttaagtatttttgttgttttgttgCTTATAATTGTATAATTTCAGAAGTTGTTGATTGCttgcttatttattttaaatgggTATTGTTCTGTTGCTTCTAATTTTAGAATTTCAGAaattataatatgtttttttatttattttagttgggTTTTATATATGGATTTTGTATTATTgtaatattatcttttgttgattAAATGGGTGATAAGGACATTTGTTTTACTATGATATTTTTATGTCACGAAAACACGAAAATGTGtttgtatatatatgtatacttaaaataaataaataaaaatttggcTGTGGTGTCGCCTTAGTGTCACTTCTCCCACAGGCCCTTATTGAGCTTAAGGTAATAATCGAACAAAGCTCATGCATAAGCTAATATATGAGTGgagctcaagcttggttcaatatTATATTAAGTGTGAGATTGGCTCattaatatcataaaataaaacaagcttAAAAAACAACCAGAGCTTGAACTTAATAAATTTAAGGCTTGACTTGAAACATTTCTGATAAACCAATCTTGAGCTAGTTAAAGCTCTGCTCAACTCATTTCATTTGCAACCCACTTCCTATTGCTtaatacaattaaattaatctttatgaaaaaaaatacaattgaataaataattaaatcacattctttttctgtttctttcctttctttggATATGATATGTATTCGGGAAATTATGTATGCAGAGAGCAAGAATATAGAGATACTCATTCCCTCCTTCCTTTCAACTCCACCACCATTCTGTCATCCTCCTTCTCCATTCAGGAAgcagaaagcaaaagatggagACTATAAATTCAAGACTTGGAGATAGGGATGGGGAGACAAATGTTTCAATTGCTCGTGGGGGGCCTATTTATGTTCCCAACTTAGTGGGCCCTCTCACTAGGGTTCCTGACTTTGAGTctgctctgtttcatgaacTTCAGGTTTCATGTTCACCTTACACACTATACTCTTATGTTTATCTATCAACTACTAGATTAATTTGGAATCTTATCCCTTTTATGTAGGATTTGAAGGATGAATTATGCTCGCATGCTTCTTCACCCTCCATTGACGATGATATTTCGTATGCTTTACTGCAGCTttggatctttttttttttttaaaaaaaaaaaaacagttttaAGTGTCTTGTTTCATTTCTGGTTAGAATTTATTGAGTAAAAGGTTACCCATTGCACAGTGCACATTGCATCCACACTGGGAACCTTGTGCCTGCTTTGTAGAGGCTGCAATCAATAACTTCAGAAATTTAATTGATTGCAGGGTTGATGAGCTTAAAATTTACAGCGACGAGGATTTGGTGGAGATGGCCTTGAAGGAAACTCTGGATGTACATTAAATACTTCTTTCTAGAATGTATGCATTCATGCATTGTTTAATCAGAGAAACTCAACTGATGATTTCATGGATGCTAATTGCAGGATGAGAAGAATGGAAGTTCCTTGCTGCCATACTCAGAGGACTTGAATGGTAGGTGAGTAGCGCAGGTAAATGTGCTTTTGCAGGCATTTTCTGTGTGTGCACTCATTAACATGTCAAGATTCCACTCCCTCCCTTAGCCTCCTTGTTATCAATAGTCATTTCACGTGCAGGTTTATTATGGTGTATTCAAGATTAGCTACCTCTTGATTTCTcctgtatgtatatatatttgccTCTTTCATCTCATTGAGTCCCATTCCTTGGAGAGAGATAGAAGTAAATGAAGCCTCTGAGTGCCCATGGTTTATGATGTGCAAATGATCGTCAGTTTTAAACAAAATCAAATCCCTTACTAGTTCCTTTTTGCTTCATCATGGTTGAATTGAATCAGATAGTATTGATAAGCATATTAATTTGGTTTACCTTCTATTACATTTATCACCTCTTCTCCAAAATAAATATTGTTTTATAgtgatttcttttttctttctcctAAACATCATACTCTTTTTCTGGCTTTGGGGGAGAAAATGATATTAGAGTTGCAAGCAATAATACAGATTTGGAAAGCTGTAGAGTAGGAGATCCTTCAGCTGCTTTGgaatcattgaatgcagaaaCTTGTTGCAGTGGAACTATTGTTAACAACAAATTAAGGAAGAGAAAAAGACCTTTGAAATTTTCTGATGGGTCTCATAGCAGAACCAGCTCAAGTGGAACTATCATTAACAACAATTCGAGGAAGGGAAAAGGAAAGAAGGCAAATAAGTGTGATATTGACGTACATTACTTGTCCTATTATGTTCTGTTATTGCTTATTTATGGATGTTGCTAATgtgtacatatatatatatatattcatattgGAACAATGCCTAATAAGTAATAAGATATGCTATATAAACTGTAGAGCTGATTCCTTTCCTTTTTTATCTGGATAAGTGCTTCAATCAATGATGTTTTATTCATgttcataataaatttttctttttttctaaaGAAGAAAATAGACGTGATACAACTGCTATTCGTTGCATATGCACAAGTACATGTTTAAAGTAACTTAGGTGCAGTTGATTAAATTGATAGACAATGGCATAAAATATTAAACAGTAATGTATTGCATTCAAGAACATAAGTGCGTCAAAGACATTTTGAAGTGACTCCTTATTTATGGTGAATATCCTGTACATACTTTATCTACTTGATGAATTTGTTATTTGTGCATTCCAGGAGAGTTGCTTTGCAAAGGTGGATAAACTGTTGAAAATCAAACACAAGCAGGATCAAGACAAAGCAGCTGTCGGATTGCATTCATTCAAGTAGTTTTTagtatatatgttttaaattatgtGTATTGCTGCATCTTCCTCTGAATTTTTTCCTTATTATGTCCCCTTGTTGTGGACCCTTGCTAGTTGCAGTGTCAACAAGGATGCCATCCCGTCCATGGAGTCCAAGAGTGCTGAAAGGTTGGAAATTCTAAGATCTACAAATTCTGGGAAACAGGTAGGTTAATGTATTGTCCGTTTGCATTTTTTATTGCATTTTCTGCTTTCACGCACACAGGAATACCTTACAAGCACGAAATAACCTCTACCACAATTAGACCAGAACTCAAGGAAGAAAAGTCATAAGCTTAATGGCTGATGATGCCACTTATCTCTATAACCAGTGGTACaaacaaatgaaaatgaaatcaattataaaaaaacaaGATATGATTTCAAAATCTTATATGTTGTGAGAAGGGAAGAAGATTATAAGGTTGAAATTGATAGACAATCTGGCCACAACTAGTGACTGGTTGGGATATTCCCATAAAGGGATTATCGTTGGTGGTGGCAGAGGATTAAAGATTGTGGATAAGAAGAAAGGCACAGTTGGTCTTGAGAATGGGAGAGTCAATACTGATGCCTTTGTGGTGATGGAGGATTGAAGATTGTGGATAAGATGAAAGGTAGGTGGTCTTGAGAATGAGAGAATCAATACTGATGACTTTATTGTGAAGTTTGTAGCCAGTTTTTGTTTGTTGTTTGGCCATCAATAGTTCTGGTGATTGTGCTTGATGGTGAACTTCAGTTTGAGGTGAGGGGCAGTTAGAGGATTGGGCTTGAGGTTGGGGAACATGGAACAGGTGTAACTGAAAAACAGAGGAGACTGAAACTTGGAATTCTACTAATTTTAGATGTCTGcttaataaatataaagaagCTTCTACTTGTTTTTCAATTATGTAGGAATGGACTTTGCAACTTCAATTGTACAAAGTTCTCCAAATGTATCAAATAATGGGCTAGCACTCTAATCTATTTATTTGGTCATTCATATTGCTGAAAATTTCTCATTTATTCTTTGGCCATGCTTTTGCTCAAATTAACAGCAGTTGAAGCCCTCAAATATTCAAGAATATATACCAGTACGTCATCCAGAGGTTGTCCTTTGTGTTGAGGTTTACCACAACGTACGACACTGGTTAAAGGTATACTTCTCTATTCTGTTTTCTTGTAAATAAATTACCTGGTTTTATAATTCTTTTGCAAGCATAGTTATCATTATGACGCCTATGTAATTATGGTTGTTTTCTATCAGTAATTGCCAGAGATGTAGGATAAAAGTATAGGATTTTTCTTGATCTTTATGTAATGCTAAATCAAGTACCCTAGCTACTTTTGgatttcactttttattttaaatttttgggtaatctaaatctaaatctaaattcTTCATTTGATGTTTTATGTTCTGAATTTTGAGTTATTCAAGTAATGGTAGTTGAATCTTTAAAATCATGAGTCATGTTTGTATATAATAGTATGCTGGTCCATTCAGTGCATTGGACTTGTATGTATAAAATAGGATGCAGGGATTGTGAATGTTTACCGGGAGTTTATTAGCAAGGCTAAAGAATGTATGTTACTTATCTAGTGCCTCATGGATTTGTAATTGCTTTATGGGTTCGTAATTTGGAAATCATTTTGTTTTCTCTGTGTGGCTAGACTTTTGAAGGTTCTAAAAGAATAGGTCCTAGGCAGGTTACTGT includes:
- the LOC110621694 gene encoding snRNA-activating protein complex subunit isoform X3 is translated as METINSRLGDRDGETNVSIARGGPIYVPNLVGPLTRVPDFESALFHELQDLKDELCSHASSPSIDDDISVDELKIYSDEDLVEMALKETLDDEKNGSSLLPYSEDLNGRVASNNTDLESCRVGDPSAALESLNAETCCSGTIVNNKLRKRKRPLKFSDGSHSRTSSSGTIINNNSRKGKGKKANKCDIDESCFAKVDKLLKIKHKQDQDKAAVGLHSFNVNKDAIPSMESKSAERLEILRSTNSGKQQLKPSNIQEYIPVRHPEVVLCVEVYHNVRHWLKTQEFLVLGRQMLTEMRDRIYCMTDQVMQKAGQYDLSGYFLIEDVFCNDTRDPSAIDYSIPIIDWLMNSKDDALRKWECVINGELQRKQKAVIGEVTTSQIPQFRRVDMQKTRFCDLRFRLGAGYLYCHQGDCKHTIVIRDLRLVHPEDVQNRAAYPIVIFQLKLRVQKCNVCNIFRATKVTVDDKWTPDNPCYFCNDCYYLLHYSQNGSLLYNDFSTYDYLHD
- the LOC110621694 gene encoding snRNA-activating protein complex subunit isoform X7, giving the protein METINSRLGDRDGETNVSIARGGPIYVPNLVGPLTRVPDFESALFHELQDLKDELCSHASSPSIDDDISVDELKIYSDEDLVEMALKETLDDEKNGSSLLPYSEDLNETCCSGTIVNNKLRKRKRPLKFSDGSHSRTSSSGTIINNNSRKGKGKKANKCDIDESCFAKVDKLLKIKHKQDQDKAAVGLHSFNVNKDAIPSMESKSAERLEILRSTNSGKQQLKPSNIQEYIPVRHPEVVLCVEVYHNVRHWLKTQEFLVLGRQMLTEMRDRIYCMTDQVMQKAGQYDLSGYFLIEDVFCNDTRDPSAIDYSIPIIDWLMNSKDDALRKWECVINGELQRKQKAVIGEVTTSQIPQFRRVDMQKTRFCDLRFRLGAGYLYCHQGDCKHTIVIRDLRLVHPEDVQNRAAYPIVIFQLKLRVQKCNVCNIFRATKVTVDDKWTPDNPCYFCNDCYYLLHYSQNGSLLYNDFSTYDYLHD
- the LOC110621694 gene encoding snRNA-activating protein complex subunit isoform X1; the protein is METINSRLGDRDGETNVSIARGGPIYVPNLVGPLTRVPDFESALFHELQDLKDELCSHASSPSIDDDISVDELKIYSDEDLVEMALKETLDDEKNGSSLLPYSEDLNGRVASNNTDLESCRVGDPSAALESLNAETCCSGTIVNNKLRKRKRPLKFSDGSHSRTSSSGTIINNNSRKGKGKKANKCDIDESCFAKVDKLLKIKHKQDQDKAAVGLHSFNCSVNKDAIPSMESKSAERLEILRSTNSGKQQLKPSNIQEYIPVRHPEVVLCVEVYHNVRHWLKTQEFLVLGRQMLTEMRDRIYCMTDQVMQKAGQYDLSGYFLIEDVFCNDTRDPSAIDYSIPIIDWLMNSKDDALRKWECVINGELQRKQKAVIGEVTTSQIPQFRRVDMQKTRFCDLRFRLGAGYLYCHQGDCKHTIVIRDLRLVHPEDVQNRAAYPIVIFQLKLRVQKCNVCNIFRATKVTVDDKWTPDNPCYFCNDCYYLLHYSQNGSLLYNDFSTYDYLHD
- the LOC110621694 gene encoding snRNA-activating protein complex subunit isoform X6; protein product: METINSRLGDRDGETNVSIARGGPIYVPNLVGPLTRVPDFESALFHELQDLKDELCSHASSPSIDDDISVDELKIYSDEDLVEMALKETLDDEKNGSSLLPYSEDLNETCCSGTIVNNKLRKRKRPLKFSDGSHSRTSSSGTIINNNSRKGKGKKANKCDIDESCFAKVDKLLKIKHKQDQDKAAVGLHSFNCSVNKDAIPSMESKSAERLEILRSTNSGKQQLKPSNIQEYIPVRHPEVVLCVEVYHNVRHWLKTQEFLVLGRQMLTEMRDRIYCMTDQVMQKAGQYDLSGYFLIEDVFCNDTRDPSAIDYSIPIIDWLMNSKDDALRKWECVINGELQRKQKAVIGEVTTSQIPQFRRVDMQKTRFCDLRFRLGAGYLYCHQGDCKHTIVIRDLRLVHPEDVQNRAAYPIVIFQLKLRVQKCNVCNIFRATKVTVDDKWTPDNPCYFCNDCYYLLHYSQNGSLLYNDFSTYDYLHD
- the LOC110621694 gene encoding snRNA-activating protein complex subunit isoform X4, whose product is METINSRLGDRDGETNVSIARGGPIYVPNLVGPLTRVPDFESALFHELQDLKDELCSHASSPSIDDDISVDELKIYSDEDLVEMALKETLDDEKNGSSLLPYSEDLNGRVASNNTDLESCRVGDPSAALESLNAETCCSGTIVNNKLRKRKRPLKFSDGSHSRTSSSGTIINNNSRKGKGKKANKCDIDESCFAKVDKLLKIKHKQDQDKAAVGLHSFNVNKDAIPSMESKSAERLEILRSTNSGKQLKPSNIQEYIPVRHPEVVLCVEVYHNVRHWLKTQEFLVLGRQMLTEMRDRIYCMTDQVMQKAGQYDLSGYFLIEDVFCNDTRDPSAIDYSIPIIDWLMNSKDDALRKWECVINGELQRKQKAVIGEVTTSQIPQFRRVDMQKTRFCDLRFRLGAGYLYCHQGDCKHTIVIRDLRLVHPEDVQNRAAYPIVIFQLKLRVQKCNVCNIFRATKVTVDDKWTPDNPCYFCNDCYYLLHYSQNGSLLYNDFSTYDYLHD
- the LOC110621694 gene encoding snRNA-activating protein complex subunit isoform X5, producing the protein METINSRLGDRDGETNVSIARGGPIYVPNLVGPLTRVPDFESALFHELQDLKDELCSHASSPSIDDDISVDELKIYSDEDLVEMALKETLDDEKNGSSLLPYSEDLNDLESCRVGDPSAALESLNAETCCSGTIVNNKLRKRKRPLKFSDGSHSRTSSSGTIINNNSRKGKGKKANKCDIDESCFAKVDKLLKIKHKQDQDKAAVGLHSFNCSVNKDAIPSMESKSAERLEILRSTNSGKQQLKPSNIQEYIPVRHPEVVLCVEVYHNVRHWLKTQEFLVLGRQMLTEMRDRIYCMTDQVMQKAGQYDLSGYFLIEDVFCNDTRDPSAIDYSIPIIDWLMNSKDDALRKWECVINGELQRKQKAVIGEVTTSQIPQFRRVDMQKTRFCDLRFRLGAGYLYCHQGDCKHTIVIRDLRLVHPEDVQNRAAYPIVIFQLKLRVQKCNVCNIFRATKVTVDDKWTPDNPCYFCNDCYYLLHYSQNGSLLYNDFSTYDYLHD
- the LOC110621694 gene encoding snRNA-activating protein complex subunit isoform X2, with product METINSRLGDRDGETNVSIARGGPIYVPNLVGPLTRVPDFESALFHELQDLKDELCSHASSPSIDDDISVDELKIYSDEDLVEMALKETLDDEKNGSSLLPYSEDLNGRVASNNTDLESCRVGDPSAALESLNAETCCSGTIVNNKLRKRKRPLKFSDGSHSRTSSSGTIINNNSRKGKGKKANKCDIDESCFAKVDKLLKIKHKQDQDKAAVGLHSFNCSVNKDAIPSMESKSAERLEILRSTNSGKQLKPSNIQEYIPVRHPEVVLCVEVYHNVRHWLKTQEFLVLGRQMLTEMRDRIYCMTDQVMQKAGQYDLSGYFLIEDVFCNDTRDPSAIDYSIPIIDWLMNSKDDALRKWECVINGELQRKQKAVIGEVTTSQIPQFRRVDMQKTRFCDLRFRLGAGYLYCHQGDCKHTIVIRDLRLVHPEDVQNRAAYPIVIFQLKLRVQKCNVCNIFRATKVTVDDKWTPDNPCYFCNDCYYLLHYSQNGSLLYNDFSTYDYLHD